One region of Azoarcus sp. CIB genomic DNA includes:
- a CDS encoding metal-dependent hydrolase, which translates to MDTLTHALSGAIVGRLLAARRPAASPTAAATPSASATSLPVWQTVAAGAAAAAFPDLDFVLGYVSELAYLRGHRGVTHSLVLLPLWGLLLAWLFGRLARRSRPETDWRGFYAVACAGILIHIGGDLITQFGTMILAPFSDRRFGWGTTFIIDLVITGLLVAGLVASALWRTSRIPAATALALVIAWIGVGALGRGEAIAAARTWAAANKVPVVEVDAAPRPASPFNWTAIVFDGEQYHYAHLNTRRSELLAAGPDDNFIRRFSAPYRPVALAQWESRPRFGNGDLQGFAREVWSKEDFAFYRWFAMFPVLDHAQQDASGSLCAAFRDLRFEIPGRVDLPFIYGLCGTPGADGWRLYKVAAEGRRWVVGNR; encoded by the coding sequence ATGGATACGCTCACCCACGCCCTCTCCGGCGCGATCGTCGGCCGCCTGCTCGCCGCACGGCGTCCCGCCGCCAGCCCCACCGCGGCCGCAACCCCCTCCGCATCGGCGACGTCCCTGCCAGTCTGGCAGACCGTCGCCGCCGGCGCGGCGGCCGCGGCCTTTCCCGACCTCGACTTCGTCCTCGGCTACGTCTCCGAACTCGCCTACCTGCGCGGCCACCGCGGCGTCACCCACTCGCTCGTCCTGCTGCCGCTGTGGGGCCTGCTGCTCGCCTGGCTGTTCGGCCGCCTCGCGCGGCGCAGTCGCCCGGAAACGGACTGGCGCGGCTTCTACGCCGTCGCCTGCGCCGGCATCCTGATCCATATCGGCGGCGACCTCATCACCCAGTTCGGCACGATGATCCTCGCCCCCTTCTCCGACCGGCGCTTCGGCTGGGGCACCACCTTCATCATCGACCTCGTGATCACCGGCCTGCTCGTCGCCGGCCTCGTCGCAAGCGCCCTGTGGCGCACGAGCCGCATCCCCGCGGCCACCGCGCTCGCTCTCGTCATCGCATGGATAGGCGTCGGCGCGCTCGGCCGCGGCGAGGCGATCGCCGCCGCGCGCACCTGGGCGGCCGCGAACAAGGTGCCCGTCGTCGAAGTCGATGCGGCGCCCCGCCCCGCCTCGCCCTTCAACTGGACCGCGATCGTGTTCGACGGCGAGCAATACCACTACGCCCACCTCAACACGCGCCGCAGCGAACTCCTCGCCGCCGGTCCCGACGACAACTTCATCCGCCGCTTCTCCGCCCCCTATCGCCCCGTCGCGCTCGCGCAATGGGAGTCGCGCCCGCGCTTCGGCAACGGCGACCTGCAAGGCTTCGCGCGCGAAGTGTGGAGCAAGGAGGACTTCGCCTTCTACCGCTGGTTCGCGATGTTCCCGGTGCTGGACCACGCGCAGCAGGATGCCTCCGGCAGCCTGTGCGCCGCCTTCCGCGACCTGCGCTTCGAAATCCCCGGCCGCGTCGACCTGCCCTTCATCTACGGCCTGTGCGGCACGCCCGGGGCGGACGGCTGGCGCCTGTACAAGGTCGCTGCCGAGGGGCGGCGCTGGGTGGTGGGTAATCGTTAA
- a CDS encoding type I secretion system permease/ATPase encodes MSETRQFISTFRSIFVNAGVFSLAINIALLAPSLYMLQVFDRVLASRSDETLLMLSIATAGALLLALALDYLRGLLLQRAGALLDRTLGRRVLVALIRNASNIQRRENLHGLRDVATLRGFLTGSGIISLFDAPWGVIFVVLIFLFHPLMGIVAVGGMLALLVLALINERMNRKKVEAVQDRARRAGQYIDKGMANADVLNSMGMTVPFVERWHALNDEVIASSLATSGAMSGVTSLSRFVRQLIQVAVMGTGAWLVIDQHVTPGIMIAATILLGRALAPVESVIGNWNNFVLARAAWARMKPFLEEDDAAAPTSLPEPRGELSVEAVTLAGRTAMQTILRQVSFQLPAGQSLAIVGPSASGKSSLARLLAGVWAPTHGTVRVDGADVRQLIASGHGRHIGYLPQDVELFPGTIAENIARLGAVDAERVIAAAQRAQVHELILRLPEGYDTRIGQLDYILSGGQMQRIGLARALYDDPALVILDEPNANLDAEGEASLVRCIRQITHDGVTVVMVTHKPSLLDCIDRVLVLREGRVEGYGPREELLARIAPQRVAPVAPVAPVGPSRVQEA; translated from the coding sequence ATGTCAGAAACCCGGCAGTTCATCTCCACCTTCCGCTCGATCTTCGTAAACGCGGGCGTATTCAGCCTCGCGATCAACATCGCGCTGCTCGCCCCTTCGCTTTACATGCTGCAGGTGTTCGACCGCGTGCTCGCCAGCCGCAGCGACGAAACCCTGCTGATGCTCAGCATCGCGACCGCCGGCGCACTGCTGCTGGCGCTTGCCCTCGACTACCTGCGCGGCCTGCTGCTGCAGCGCGCCGGCGCGCTGCTCGACCGAACCCTCGGCCGCCGCGTGCTCGTCGCGCTGATCCGCAACGCCTCGAACATCCAGCGCCGCGAAAACCTCCACGGCCTGCGCGACGTCGCGACGCTACGCGGCTTCCTCACCGGCAGCGGCATCATCTCGCTGTTCGACGCGCCGTGGGGCGTGATCTTCGTCGTCCTGATCTTCCTGTTCCACCCGCTGATGGGCATCGTCGCCGTCGGCGGCATGCTCGCGCTGCTCGTGCTCGCGCTGATCAACGAGCGCATGAACCGCAAGAAGGTCGAAGCGGTGCAGGACCGCGCGCGCCGCGCCGGCCAGTACATCGACAAGGGCATGGCCAACGCCGACGTGCTCAACTCGATGGGCATGACCGTGCCCTTCGTCGAACGCTGGCACGCGCTCAACGACGAAGTGATCGCCAGCTCGCTCGCCACCAGTGGCGCCATGAGCGGCGTCACCAGCCTGTCGCGCTTCGTGCGCCAGCTCATCCAGGTCGCCGTGATGGGCACCGGCGCATGGCTCGTGATCGACCAGCACGTCACGCCGGGCATCATGATCGCCGCGACCATCCTGCTCGGCCGCGCGCTCGCCCCGGTCGAGAGCGTCATCGGCAACTGGAACAACTTCGTGCTCGCGCGCGCCGCGTGGGCGCGCATGAAGCCCTTCCTCGAAGAGGACGACGCCGCGGCGCCGACCAGCCTGCCCGAACCGCGCGGCGAGCTGTCGGTCGAGGCCGTCACCCTGGCCGGGCGCACGGCGATGCAGACCATCCTGCGCCAGGTGAGCTTCCAGCTCCCCGCCGGCCAGTCGCTCGCGATCGTCGGCCCCAGCGCCTCGGGCAAGTCCAGCCTCGCGCGCCTGCTCGCCGGCGTGTGGGCGCCGACCCACGGCACCGTGCGCGTCGACGGCGCCGACGTGCGCCAGCTCATCGCCAGCGGCCACGGCCGCCATATCGGCTACCTGCCGCAGGACGTCGAGCTCTTCCCCGGCACCATCGCCGAGAACATCGCGCGCCTCGGCGCGGTCGACGCCGAGCGCGTCATCGCCGCGGCCCAGCGCGCGCAGGTGCACGAGCTGATCCTGCGCCTGCCCGAGGGCTACGACACGCGCATCGGCCAGCTCGACTACATCCTGTCCGGCGGCCAGATGCAGCGCATCGGGCTCGCACGCGCGCTGTACGACGATCCCGCGCTCGTGATCCTCGACGAACCCAACGCCAACCTCGACGCCGAAGGCGAGGCCAGCCTCGTGCGCTGCATCCGCCAGATCACGCACGACGGCGTGACGGTCGTGATGGTCACGCACAAGCCCAGCCTGCTCGACTGCATCGACCGCGTGCTGGTGCTGCGCGAAGGCCGCGTCGAAGGCTACGGGCCGCGCGAGGAACTGCTCGCGCGCATCGCGCCGCAGCGCGTGGCCCCTGTCGCACCCGTGGCCCCGGTGGGCCCCAGCCGCGTGCAGGAGGCATGA
- a CDS encoding ABC transporter ATP-binding protein translates to MRGLRVPETVATDEQEDEKAAHAAVVADEQVDHERPASLPAMYRALWQHAEGVRHLIFGAFALLLASQLFKLAVPWFAGNAINAIQKGGVEALSDAGRWLILVFTAIVATWLLHGPGRILERNVALRVRERLSALLVGRLMRAPLAWHERHHSGEITHRVQQSTSALYDFAQSQFIYLQNTVQLIGPIVALWLISTLVGSVAVIGYGLIALMITRFDRVMMKIAVDTNRAERAWSATMVDVLGNVLSVLALRRAEGVARLIAARLEAMAGPLKRSIVINEAKWAAVDLLASLLWCILVAVYAAQAAGLIGAEAAAGVATGIALGKVFMVYEYSQQAGGVITAIASHFQSLSRQRADFASAQPVFVARESAEPARCTADGEPWHRMTVADLRFAHVGADRAGATIAIPHLELERGRRYALIGPSGAGKSTLLRLLAGLDTPAEAVVSFDAIPAPETASILRGIATLIPQQAEMFDGTVAENLLLGGTAHPEAIIAALRATCADAFVEGLHGGLAARVVEGGANWSGGQRQRLALARGVLAAEGSSLVLLDEPSSALDPETEARVYQGLFEHFADAVVVSSVHRLHLLDRFDQVILMQDGRIEAMGTAWELAQASPLFREMLAVQARPERRKQPEAPHH, encoded by the coding sequence GTGAGAGGATTGCGCGTTCCCGAGACCGTCGCGACCGACGAGCAGGAAGACGAGAAGGCGGCCCATGCAGCCGTCGTCGCCGATGAGCAGGTCGACCATGAGCGCCCGGCCAGCCTGCCGGCGATGTACCGCGCGCTGTGGCAGCACGCGGAGGGCGTGCGCCACCTGATCTTCGGCGCCTTCGCCCTGCTGCTCGCCTCCCAGCTTTTCAAGCTCGCCGTGCCGTGGTTCGCCGGCAACGCGATCAACGCGATCCAGAAGGGGGGGGTTGAGGCACTGTCCGACGCCGGGCGCTGGCTGATCCTCGTGTTCACGGCCATCGTCGCGACCTGGCTGCTGCACGGTCCCGGCCGCATCCTCGAACGCAACGTCGCGCTGCGCGTGCGCGAACGCCTGTCGGCGCTGCTCGTCGGGCGCCTGATGCGCGCGCCGCTGGCGTGGCACGAGCGCCACCACTCCGGCGAGATCACGCACCGCGTGCAGCAGAGCACCAGCGCGCTGTACGACTTCGCGCAGAGCCAGTTCATCTACCTGCAGAACACGGTTCAGCTCATCGGCCCGATCGTCGCGCTGTGGCTGATCTCCACGCTCGTCGGCAGCGTGGCCGTGATCGGTTACGGCCTTATCGCGCTGATGATCACGCGCTTCGACCGCGTGATGATGAAGATCGCCGTCGATACCAACCGCGCCGAGCGCGCGTGGTCTGCGACCATGGTCGACGTGCTCGGCAACGTGCTGTCGGTGCTCGCGCTGCGCCGTGCCGAAGGTGTCGCGCGCCTGATCGCGGCGCGGCTGGAGGCGATGGCGGGGCCGCTCAAGCGCAGCATCGTCATCAACGAGGCGAAGTGGGCCGCGGTCGACCTGCTCGCGAGCCTGCTGTGGTGCATCCTCGTCGCCGTGTATGCCGCGCAGGCGGCCGGTTTGATCGGTGCGGAGGCTGCCGCCGGGGTCGCGACCGGCATCGCGCTGGGCAAGGTGTTCATGGTGTACGAATACTCGCAGCAGGCCGGCGGCGTGATCACCGCGATCGCCTCGCACTTCCAGTCGCTGTCGCGCCAGCGCGCCGACTTCGCCTCGGCGCAGCCGGTGTTCGTGGCGCGCGAGTCCGCCGAGCCCGCGCGTTGCACCGCCGACGGCGAACCCTGGCACCGCATGACCGTCGCGGACCTGCGCTTCGCCCATGTCGGCGCCGACCGCGCCGGTGCGACGATAGCCATCCCGCATCTGGAACTCGAACGCGGCCGCCGCTACGCGCTGATCGGCCCCAGCGGCGCGGGCAAGAGCACGCTGCTGCGCCTGCTGGCCGGGCTCGACACCCCCGCCGAAGCGGTCGTGAGCTTCGACGCGATCCCCGCGCCCGAGACCGCGTCCATCCTGCGCGGCATCGCGACGCTGATCCCGCAGCAGGCCGAGATGTTCGACGGCACCGTCGCCGAGAACCTGCTGCTGGGCGGCACCGCCCACCCCGAGGCCATCATCGCCGCGCTGCGCGCCACCTGCGCGGACGCCTTCGTCGAGGGCCTGCACGGCGGCTTGGCTGCGCGCGTCGTTGAAGGCGGCGCGAACTGGTCTGGCGGTCAGCGCCAGCGCCTCGCGCTCGCCCGCGGCGTGCTCGCGGCCGAGGGCAGCTCGCTGGTGCTGCTCGACGAACCGAGCAGCGCGCTCGACCCGGAAACCGAGGCGCGCGTGTATCAGGGCCTGTTCGAGCATTTCGCCGATGCGGTCGTCGTGTCTTCGGTGCACCGCCTGCACCTGCTCGACCGCTTCGACCAGGTGATCCTGATGCAGGACGGGCGCATCGAGGCAATGGGCACGGCGTGGGAGCTCGCGCAGGCGTCGCCGCTCTTCCGCGAGATGCTTGCGGTGCAGGCGCGGCCGGAGAGGCGCAAGCAGCCGGAAGCGCCGCACCATTAA
- a CDS encoding SdiA-regulated domain-containing protein encodes MISATRLLSRPFLSPFPLTRPTAWWGAILAATALGLALQADGGLLDRAFAATVSALQPARTEGAPATLSGYHVNVEARPVAGVGRNLSGLAWDARRGHLWAVVNEPPQLLALDTDGDVLARHPLDGFHDVEGIAVLGDGRLLLAEERRQTLVVAPIPAAPDAVLSRAGLPALTLALGAGDNAGFEGIAYDETGDRLFVVKEHSPRKLYEIRGLRTSLAGRLDVEVIDREDWIRDKLVARDFSSVEFDPRTGHLILLSDASKLALELDANGRYVGYQGFAAGFADLAASIPQAEGLTLDERGNLYVVSEPDLFYAFRPE; translated from the coding sequence ATGATCTCCGCTACAAGACTTCTCTCCCGCCCCTTCCTCAGCCCCTTCCCGCTGACGCGGCCGACCGCCTGGTGGGGCGCCATTCTCGCGGCCACGGCGCTGGGGCTCGCCCTGCAGGCGGACGGCGGACTGCTCGACCGCGCCTTCGCCGCAACCGTCTCCGCGTTGCAGCCGGCCCGCACCGAAGGCGCGCCCGCCACGCTGTCCGGCTACCACGTGAACGTCGAAGCCCGCCCCGTCGCCGGCGTCGGACGCAACCTCTCGGGTCTCGCGTGGGACGCCCGCCGCGGCCACCTGTGGGCCGTCGTCAATGAACCGCCGCAACTGCTCGCGCTGGACACCGACGGCGACGTGCTCGCGCGCCATCCCCTCGACGGCTTCCACGACGTCGAAGGCATCGCGGTGCTGGGCGACGGCCGGCTGCTGCTCGCCGAGGAGCGCCGCCAGACCCTCGTCGTCGCGCCCATCCCGGCCGCGCCGGACGCCGTCCTGTCGCGCGCCGGCCTGCCCGCGCTCACGCTCGCGCTCGGTGCGGGCGACAACGCCGGCTTCGAGGGCATCGCCTACGACGAAACCGGCGACCGCCTGTTCGTCGTCAAGGAACACTCGCCGCGCAAGCTCTACGAGATCCGCGGCCTGCGCACGAGCCTTGCCGGCCGCCTCGACGTCGAGGTCATCGACCGCGAAGACTGGATCCGCGACAAGCTCGTCGCGCGCGATTTCTCGTCGGTCGAGTTCGACCCGCGCACCGGCCACCTGATCCTGCTCAGCGACGCCTCGAAGCTCGCGCTCGAACTCGACGCCAACGGCCGCTACGTCGGCTACCAGGGCTTCGCCGCCGGATTCGCCGACCTCGCCGCCAGCATCCCGCAGGCCGAAGGGCTCACGCTCGACGAGCGCGGCAACCTGTACGTCGTCAGCGAACCCGACCTCTTCTACGCCTTCCGCCCCGAGTAA
- a CDS encoding HlyD family type I secretion periplasmic adaptor subunit, translated as MIDQTKRLIRVGQLIIAIAFVGLGIWLALAPLQGAVIMTAQAKVDANRKAVQHNEGGIVNEIFVRDGDIVTEGQPLIVLRDAQAEALYSVTHTALDAELARHARLEAEMTGSTPKFPQALLQRKDEPVAAEMMRREQALFEERRRALGAQIALLENQAKSVGDEVEALKAQMAAERMGAAAAEEEMASLASLKDQKFVANTRLLTQKRVISDYRSREEERRSEIAHAQSQREELRLRAVTLRSDLVRQAAEEAKASTTRIMELQDRLRPASDLLQRLTIRAPVAGRVLNLAVHTANGTIAPRATLMEIVPDTGPLVLEGRVHVDSIKELHVGQAADIRLTALPQRTTPLLAGKVSYISPDALTVEDGATFYLVQLVPDSAEARSPLADLQPGMAAEVFIRTKPRTALEYLLEPVTDTMMRAFRER; from the coding sequence ATGATCGACCAGACGAAACGCCTCATCCGCGTCGGCCAGCTGATCATCGCGATCGCGTTCGTGGGCCTGGGCATCTGGCTCGCACTCGCGCCGCTGCAGGGCGCCGTCATCATGACGGCGCAGGCCAAGGTCGACGCCAACCGCAAGGCCGTGCAGCACAACGAAGGCGGCATCGTGAACGAGATTTTCGTGCGCGACGGCGACATCGTCACCGAAGGTCAGCCGCTGATCGTGCTGCGCGACGCGCAGGCCGAGGCGCTGTACTCGGTCACGCACACCGCGCTCGACGCCGAACTCGCCCGCCATGCCCGCCTCGAAGCGGAAATGACCGGCAGCACGCCGAAATTCCCGCAGGCGCTGCTGCAGCGCAAGGACGAGCCCGTCGCCGCCGAGATGATGCGCCGCGAGCAGGCCCTCTTCGAAGAGCGCCGGCGCGCGCTCGGCGCGCAGATCGCGCTGCTGGAGAACCAGGCGAAGAGCGTCGGCGACGAGGTCGAGGCGCTCAAGGCGCAGATGGCCGCCGAGCGCATGGGTGCCGCCGCGGCCGAGGAGGAGATGGCCAGCCTCGCGTCGCTGAAGGACCAGAAGTTCGTCGCCAACACCCGCCTGCTGACGCAGAAGCGCGTGATCTCCGACTACCGCTCGCGCGAGGAAGAGCGCCGCTCCGAGATCGCCCATGCGCAGAGCCAGCGCGAGGAACTGCGCCTGCGCGCGGTGACGCTGCGCAGCGATCTCGTGCGCCAGGCCGCCGAGGAGGCGAAGGCCAGCACCACGCGCATCATGGAACTGCAGGACCGCCTGCGCCCCGCCTCCGACCTCCTGCAGCGCCTGACCATTCGCGCCCCGGTCGCCGGCCGCGTGCTGAACCTCGCCGTGCATACTGCAAACGGCACGATCGCGCCGCGCGCGACGCTGATGGAGATCGTGCCCGACACCGGCCCGCTCGTCCTCGAAGGCCGCGTGCATGTCGACTCGATCAAGGAACTGCACGTCGGCCAGGCCGCCGACATCCGCCTCACCGCGCTGCCGCAGCGCACGACCCCGCTGCTCGCCGGCAAGGTCAGCTACATCTCGCCCGACGCGCTCACGGTCGAGGACGGGGCAACCTTCTACCTCGTCCAGCTCGTCCCCGACAGCGCAGAGGCCCGCTCGCCGCTCGCTGACTTGCAACCGGGCATGGCCGCGGAGGTGTTCATCCGCACCAAGCCGCGCACCGCGCTCGAGTACCTGCTCGAACCGGTCACCGACACGATGATGCGCGCCTTCCGCGAGCGTTAG
- a CDS encoding calcium-binding protein, translated as MATFSSVSDTSATITAGFNYASYTAELLDAAWSVSYAIDTVYYYSPDDWSFPATNAWGTWWDGTELYATLSSWNATSATVTDFDLYAPDGAWLSGSGSAKVQYDTFGEITDLTGVSLTSLSMGNDAVSTILTGSLKFNTDSGAVSGKLSALTMGWQDDDPNTVGVEWSYVTLKGSVSIGGDVLGGTPSLTGKITGVEWGTVVANGALTWIPAGSASGLKLDASSTSAALAGSGFEGLSAGLYSGNDTITGTAGNDYLDAFTGNDKVNGGDGHDVIYGGGGNDQLTGGAGDDYIDGGAGNDKISDNAGNNIVVDEEGNAQITLGAGSDEVYTGSGNDKIVAGDGLNWIESGAGNDSITSGVNSDFIFAGSGNDKVVAGEGDNWVEGGAGNDVLGTGAGADVIYGGEGADKINGGAGSDVFVFDNPAVGGKDLINDFNAAEDFFAFDTSVFTSLAGGITAENVVVGAQASATETDDYLIFDTQGGKLYYDADGSNGGAAVQIAVVKGSLTGLDADNFIDDAVLFV; from the coding sequence ATGGCAACTTTCAGCAGCGTCAGCGACACCTCGGCAACGATCACTGCCGGCTTCAACTATGCGAGCTACACCGCCGAACTGCTCGACGCCGCCTGGTCGGTCAGTTATGCGATCGACACCGTCTACTACTACTCCCCCGACGACTGGTCGTTTCCGGCCACCAATGCGTGGGGAACGTGGTGGGACGGCACCGAGCTGTACGCCACCCTGTCCTCGTGGAACGCCACGTCGGCCACCGTCACCGACTTCGATCTGTACGCCCCGGACGGGGCGTGGCTGAGCGGCTCGGGCAGCGCCAAGGTCCAGTACGACACCTTCGGCGAGATCACCGACCTCACCGGCGTCTCGCTCACGTCGCTGTCGATGGGTAACGATGCGGTCTCCACCATCCTCACCGGGTCGCTGAAATTCAATACCGACAGCGGTGCGGTGTCCGGCAAGCTGAGCGCCCTCACGATGGGCTGGCAGGACGACGATCCGAACACGGTCGGGGTCGAGTGGAGCTACGTCACGCTCAAGGGCAGCGTCAGCATCGGCGGCGACGTCCTTGGCGGCACGCCGTCGCTGACGGGCAAGATCACCGGCGTCGAGTGGGGAACGGTGGTCGCGAACGGTGCGCTCACCTGGATACCTGCAGGCAGCGCCAGCGGCCTGAAACTCGACGCTTCCAGCACGAGCGCCGCGCTCGCGGGCAGCGGCTTCGAAGGCCTGTCCGCCGGGCTGTACTCCGGCAACGACACCATCACCGGCACCGCGGGCAACGACTATCTGGATGCCTTCACCGGCAACGACAAGGTCAACGGCGGCGACGGCCACGACGTAATCTACGGTGGCGGCGGCAACGACCAGCTCACGGGCGGAGCCGGCGACGACTACATCGACGGCGGCGCCGGCAACGACAAGATCAGCGACAACGCCGGCAACAACATTGTCGTCGACGAGGAAGGTAATGCCCAGATCACCCTGGGCGCCGGCAGTGACGAGGTGTACACCGGTTCAGGCAACGACAAGATCGTCGCCGGCGACGGCCTGAACTGGATCGAATCCGGCGCCGGCAACGACAGCATCACGTCAGGCGTGAACTCGGACTTCATCTTCGCGGGCAGCGGCAACGACAAGGTCGTCGCGGGCGAGGGCGACAACTGGGTGGAAGGCGGCGCGGGCAACGACGTGCTAGGCACCGGCGCGGGCGCCGATGTGATCTACGGCGGCGAGGGTGCCGACAAGATCAACGGCGGCGCAGGCAGCGACGTCTTCGTGTTCGACAACCCCGCCGTCGGCGGCAAGGACCTCATCAACGACTTCAATGCCGCCGAGGACTTCTTCGCCTTCGACACCAGCGTGTTCACGTCGCTCGCCGGCGGCATCACCGCGGAGAACGTGGTCGTCGGCGCGCAGGCAAGCGCAACGGAAACAGACGATTACCTCATCTTCGACACCCAGGGCGGCAAGCTGTATTACGATGCGGACGGCAGCAATGGCGGGGCCGCGGTGCAGATCGCGGTCGTGAAAGGCTCGCTCACCGGCCTGGACGCCGACAACTTCATCGACGACGCCGTGCTGTTCGTCTGA
- a CDS encoding calcium-binding protein, with the protein MTKFVDVNSTAAVLDPGFTFSAYAGELQSAMTSIDQAAATMQFADPISITPPGIGTMQVQWADGTHLQVGISAIGTSSFTMDGMHLGAGDGSFFSLQGGGRVAVNASGDLTSSSLRVTRMMFGNDQVGQILNGSGRMNLDTGAVSGKLSSMTFSWFADNPGTPALEWQYVTLRGSVRLTGDAFSSDLGTLTGRVTGFEWGTMTADADGNPLAFTPTQAISGLKMAAAGALNGLESGGFDSLMAGLYAGSDVIDGTAGDDFLEASTGNDKVFGEGGNDHIDGGAGNDQLFGGDGDDHIIGGAGNDKIVDESGNNTVIDTEGNAHVTTGAGHDDITTGAGNDKIVAGDGDNDVESGAGNDNIATGGGADFIFAGSGNDKVVAGDGANWVEGGAGNDVLRTGAGADVIYGGEGADKINGGGGIDVFVFDNLAVGGKDLINDFNAAEDFFALDTTVFTSLAGGITDANFIAGKTAVAADDYLIFDAQGGKLYYDADGSNPGAAVQIAVVKGSLTNLDAGNFIDEATLFV; encoded by the coding sequence ATGACAAAATTTGTTGATGTGAACAGCACCGCGGCTGTTCTCGATCCCGGCTTCACGTTTTCCGCCTACGCCGGGGAGCTGCAGTCGGCGATGACGTCGATCGACCAGGCGGCCGCCACGATGCAGTTCGCCGATCCGATCTCGATAACCCCGCCCGGCATCGGAACGATGCAGGTCCAGTGGGCTGACGGCACGCACCTGCAGGTCGGCATCAGCGCGATCGGCACCAGTTCGTTCACGATGGACGGCATGCATCTCGGCGCGGGGGACGGCTCCTTCTTCTCGCTCCAGGGCGGAGGCCGCGTCGCCGTCAATGCCTCGGGCGACCTCACCAGTTCCAGCCTGCGCGTGACGCGCATGATGTTCGGCAACGACCAGGTCGGCCAGATCCTGAACGGCTCCGGACGCATGAATCTCGACACCGGCGCCGTGTCGGGCAAGCTCAGCTCGATGACCTTCAGCTGGTTCGCCGACAATCCCGGCACACCGGCGCTCGAATGGCAGTACGTCACGCTCAGGGGCAGCGTCAGGCTCACGGGTGACGCCTTCTCGTCCGACCTCGGCACGCTGACCGGCCGGGTCACCGGCTTCGAATGGGGCACGATGACCGCCGACGCCGACGGCAATCCGCTCGCCTTCACCCCGACCCAGGCGATCAGCGGCCTGAAGATGGCCGCCGCCGGGGCACTCAACGGCCTCGAATCCGGCGGCTTCGATTCGCTGATGGCCGGCCTGTACGCCGGCAGCGACGTGATCGACGGCACCGCGGGTGACGACTTCCTCGAAGCCTCGACCGGCAACGACAAGGTCTTCGGCGAAGGGGGCAACGACCACATCGACGGCGGCGCGGGCAACGACCAGCTCTTCGGCGGCGACGGCGACGACCACATCATCGGCGGCGCCGGCAACGACAAGATCGTCGACGAGTCCGGCAACAACACCGTGATCGACACCGAAGGCAACGCGCACGTCACCACCGGCGCCGGCCACGACGACATCACCACCGGCGCGGGCAATGACAAGATCGTCGCCGGCGACGGCGACAACGACGTCGAATCCGGCGCCGGCAACGACAACATCGCGACCGGCGGCGGCGCGGACTTCATTTTCGCCGGCAGCGGCAACGACAAGGTTGTCGCGGGCGACGGCGCCAACTGGGTCGAAGGCGGCGCAGGCAACGACGTGCTGCGCACCGGCGCCGGTGCCGACGTGATCTACGGCGGCGAAGGCGCCGACAAGATCAACGGCGGCGGCGGCATCGACGTCTTCGTGTTCGACAACCTCGCCGTCGGCGGCAAGGACCTCATCAACGACTTCAATGCGGCCGAGGACTTCTTCGCCCTCGACACCACCGTGTTCACGTCGCTCGCGGGCGGCATCACCGATGCCAATTTCATCGCGGGCAAGACCGCGGTCGCCGCCGACGACTACCTGATATTCGATGCCCAAGGCGGCAAGCTGTATTACGACGCGGACGGCAGCAACCCCGGGGCGGCGGTGCAGATAGCAGTCGTCAAAGGCTCGCTCACCAACCTGGACGCCGGCAACTTCATCGACGAGGCGACCTTGTTCGTCTGA